AAGAAAGTAAAGAAAATAGGCTTTATTTATTTGGCAAAACTGTTGGGTGTTTTTAAGGATGTTGTTTTTCATGCAACTAGTAAAGAGGAGGTTGTGGATACTCGAAATTTTTTTTCGAATCCAATTAAATACGCGCCCAATTTACCTCGTTTTAATACTGATTCGAGTACTATACCCAATACCATTAAAGAACAGGGTAAGCTAAGAATTATTAACGTGGCTAGAGTTTCTCCCGAAAAAAATTTATTGTTTGCACTTTCAATACTTAGAGAGATTAAAGGGGAGGTGGTTTTTCATATCTATGGTCCAATTAATGATAATGCTTACTGGCAAAGATGCCAGTCAGAAATTGATAGGATGCCCGCCAATGTGAAGGTGGAGAAGTTTGATGCGGTAGAGAGCTCTCAAATACATTCATTGGTGGCTAAGTACGATTTGTTCTTCATGCCCACCTTGGGTGAAAATTTTGGTCATGTTATATTGGAATCACTAACAGCAGGAGTTCCGGTATTAGTAAGCGATAAAACGCCATGGAACAATTTATCAGACTATAACTGCGGATGGCATTATTCGCTAAATTCTCCCAACGATTTTATTTCTAAAATAGAAAGTCTTGTAAGCTTAAACAGTACTGAATATAACATGTTTCGTGAAAATGCCACTAAATTCATTTCGCTTAACTCAAATACCGAACAGTCTGTTTTGCTTTATAGGCAAATGTTTGATTGTTAGAGGTTTAAAATTTATCAATTCTTATTGCTTTTATTATCTTTATTGTTATTCTAATTACTAAAATATGATTGTTTTAATTACCGGGGTAGCAGGATTTGTTGGATCTAATCTTGCAAAAAAACTTTTAGAAGAAAACTGTACTGTTATAGGAATAGATAACTTGAGTTATGGCTATTTAAGTAATCTTAAAGCAATAGAGAAGAATCCTAAATTTACCTTTATACTTGGAGATATTGCAAATCCTCTTATCTTAAAAGATCATAAGGCAGATGTTATTGTTCATTTGGCATCTCAAAAAATTCCTAGATATACCAACGCTTTGCGAACATTGGACGAAAATTATTTAATGTTGCGTAATGTGGTTCATAAGTGCATACTAGATAAATCTAAAATTGTTTTTGCATCCACTTCTGATGTGTATGGAAAAAATCCTAATGTTCCATTCTCCGAAGAGTCTGATTTGGTATTAGGGCCAACTACTGTTAAACGATGGGCGTATGCATCGTCTAAACTTTACGGAGAACAGTATATTATTGCCAATAACGATGAGTATGGTTTAGACTACACAATTATGCGCTTTTTTGGTTCATACGGACCAAACCAGAATACAACTTGGTGGGGTGGGCCTCAGGCAGTTTTTATACAAAATTTTTTAGAGAAAAAGCCAATTGAAATTCATGGAGATGGAACTCAAACAAGAACATTTACGTATATCGAGGATACTATACAAGGCATAGTAAAGTGTGTATTAGACAAAAGATCCAATAATTCTATCTATAATATTGCAACTAATCCAACAGAAGAAATTACAATTGTAGAATTGGCTAAATTGATATGGAAACTAATGGGGAATGAGGAATCTAGCGTTCCACTAAGTTTTATACCGTATTCTACCTTTGGAAAATATGAAGATGTGTTGCGAAGAGTTCCGGATATTACTAAAATAAAAACCGAATTGGATTTTAATCCAAAGTATTCTTTAGCAGAAGGTTTAGCAAAAACAATTAAGTGGCAACAGGAGTTGTTTAACCAAAAATAGCATTAGTACCAGCTAGTTTAAGAAGATAAGTAAAAATTAAAAAAATTATTCGGGTGAAAATATATTTTTTAGTTCCAGTTTATAATGAAGCTGATAATATTCCTGAACTAGCAAATTCTTTGCATAGTAAGCTAACAGAGTACACTAAATTTTTTGTATTTGTTGATGATAAATCAACCGACACTACAGTTGATGTAATAAAACAGAATTTCCCGGAATCCAATTTGCATATAATTACAAAAGAGCAAAACGCAGGTCCCGGAGATTCTTTTAATGTTGGTTTTGAGTGGATTTTATCCAACTCCAAAGATGCTACCGATGTTGTTGTTACGCTTGAAGGCGATAATACATCTGATAAAAATTTATTGCCAACTTTGGTGTCCATATCTCAGCTAGGGTTTGATATGGTGCTTGCGTCTCCTTATGCGCAAGGTGGAGGTTTTTCTAAAACTTCGTTCTTTAGGAAGGCAATTTCTTTTATTGCCAATATGTTTTTTAGAACATTTTTTAATGTTAAAATATTAACGTTAAGTTCATTCTATAGG
This region of Bacteroidota bacterium genomic DNA includes:
- a CDS encoding NAD-dependent epimerase/dehydratase family protein; this translates as MIVLITGVAGFVGSNLAKKLLEENCTVIGIDNLSYGYLSNLKAIEKNPKFTFILGDIANPLILKDHKADVIVHLASQKIPRYTNALRTLDENYLMLRNVVHKCILDKSKIVFASTSDVYGKNPNVPFSEESDLVLGPTTVKRWAYASSKLYGEQYIIANNDEYGLDYTIMRFFGSYGPNQNTTWWGGPQAVFIQNFLEKKPIEIHGDGTQTRTFTYIEDTIQGIVKCVLDKRSNNSIYNIATNPTEEITIVELAKLIWKLMGNEESSVPLSFIPYSTFGKYEDVLRRVPDITKIKTELDFNPKYSLAEGLAKTIKWQQELFNQK
- a CDS encoding glycosyltransferase; the encoded protein is MNSKKNILVCIDWYLPGYKAGGPIRSCANLVGFLCKDYNFKIVTTNVDYNDTEPYKTVKANEWLLLEPNVQAYYFSKDKLTTTNVRALLKKTDYDILYVNGIFSFYFTILPLFFSNKVKIVAVRGMLAQSALKIKKVKKIGFIYLAKLLGVFKDVVFHATSKEEVVDTRNFFSNPIKYAPNLPRFNTDSSTIPNTIKEQGKLRIINVARVSPEKNLLFALSILREIKGEVVFHIYGPINDNAYWQRCQSEIDRMPANVKVEKFDAVESSQIHSLVAKYDLFFMPTLGENFGHVILESLTAGVPVLVSDKTPWNNLSDYNCGWHYSLNSPNDFISKIESLVSLNSTEYNMFRENATKFISLNSNTEQSVLLYRQMFDC
- a CDS encoding glycosyltransferase is translated as MKIYFLVPVYNEADNIPELANSLHSKLTEYTKFFVFVDDKSTDTTVDVIKQNFPESNLHIITKEQNAGPGDSFNVGFEWILSNSKDATDVVVTLEGDNTSDKNLLPTLVSISQLGFDMVLASPYAQGGGFSKTSFFRKAISFIANMFFRTFFNVKILTLSSFYRLYTVELIRQIKNSNPKIIAEKGFICMLEILLKAIALKARIIEVPMVLHSDVRKGKSKMKIVKTSLEYFKFFIRYRASK